Proteins encoded together in one Triticum dicoccoides isolate Atlit2015 ecotype Zavitan chromosome 7B, WEW_v2.0, whole genome shotgun sequence window:
- the LOC119341622 gene encoding protein PYRICULARIA ORYZAE RESISTANCE 21-like isoform X2 → MPTIIIKVDLDCGRCHAKIRKVLERIREKGEFIIDDIKYDEKKNHVIVSGPFDADKLGDKLCCKACNIIKEIETVEPIKKQEPKPPPPTDKVKPPGPGKDETVKEKEKPPPPPPPPAKVVQVPVPYPCPYPYPFPAGPSGCCCHQGHGGCQCSTPAPQYTMPPSYPCGGYMMVCEEDPSGACTVM, encoded by the exons ATGCCGACCATCATCATCAAGGTAGACCTCGACTGCGGCCGCTGCCACGCCAAGATCAGGAAGGTGCTCGAGAGGATCAGAG AGAAGGGTGAGttcatcatcgacgacatcaagtACGACGAGAAGAAGAACCACGTGATCGTGTCGGGCCCCTTCGACGCCGACAAGCTGGGCGACAAGCTCTGCTGCAAGGCGTGCAACATCATCAAGGAGATCGAGACCGTCGAGCCGATCAAGAAACAGGAGCCCAAGCCTCCGCCGCCGACGGATAAGGTGAAGCCCCCGGGCCCGGGTAAGGATGAGACGGTCAAGGAGAAagagaagccgccgccgccgccgcctccgccggccaAGGTCGTGCAGGTGCCGGTGCCGTACCCGTGTCCCTACCCCTACCCGTTCCCGGCGGGGCCGTCCGGCTGCTGCTGCCACCAGGGACACGGCGGCTGCCAGTGCTCGACGCCGGCGCCCCAGTACACCATGCCGCCGTCGTATCCGTGCGGCGGCTACATGATGGTCTGCGAGGAGGACCCGTCCGGCGCCTGCACCGTCATGTGA
- the LOC119341622 gene encoding protein PYRICULARIA ORYZAE RESISTANCE 21-like isoform X1, giving the protein MRLGFFGRGRRRCSQVSCRCVPFMETSSSWLLTHFIVSKSPADEKQDKVDKNSTRAVVRELRSVQIEMPTIIIKVDLDCGRCHAKIRKVLERIREKGEFIIDDIKYDEKKNHVIVSGPFDADKLGDKLCCKACNIIKEIETVEPIKKQEPKPPPPTDKVKPPGPGKDETVKEKEKPPPPPPPPAKVVQVPVPYPCPYPYPFPAGPSGCCCHQGHGGCQCSTPAPQYTMPPSYPCGGYMMVCEEDPSGACTVM; this is encoded by the exons ATGCGGCTCGGCTTTTTCGGGCGTGGTCGACGACGGTGCAGCCAAGTGTCGTGCCGCTGCGTCCCTTTTATGGAGACTTCTTCTTCCTGGCTTCTCACCCATTTTATCGTCAGCAAGTCTCCTGCGGACGAGA AGCAAGATAAGGTAGACAAAAATTCCACCAGAGCTGTCGTTAGGGAGCTGCGCAGCGTGCAGATAGAGATGCCGACCATCATCATCAAGGTAGACCTCGACTGCGGCCGCTGCCACGCCAAGATCAGGAAGGTGCTCGAGAGGATCAGAG AGAAGGGTGAGttcatcatcgacgacatcaagtACGACGAGAAGAAGAACCACGTGATCGTGTCGGGCCCCTTCGACGCCGACAAGCTGGGCGACAAGCTCTGCTGCAAGGCGTGCAACATCATCAAGGAGATCGAGACCGTCGAGCCGATCAAGAAACAGGAGCCCAAGCCTCCGCCGCCGACGGATAAGGTGAAGCCCCCGGGCCCGGGTAAGGATGAGACGGTCAAGGAGAAagagaagccgccgccgccgccgcctccgccggccaAGGTCGTGCAGGTGCCGGTGCCGTACCCGTGTCCCTACCCCTACCCGTTCCCGGCGGGGCCGTCCGGCTGCTGCTGCCACCAGGGACACGGCGGCTGCCAGTGCTCGACGCCGGCGCCCCAGTACACCATGCCGCCGTCGTATCCGTGCGGCGGCTACATGATGGTCTGCGAGGAGGACCCGTCCGGCGCCTGCACCGTCATGTGA